In a single window of the Fibrobacter sp. UWB15 genome:
- a CDS encoding MoxR family ATPase: protein MVKELIDSLNGVLLGKSDTVELLVMALLADGHVLVEDVPGTGKTTLSKALAAAIGADFARIQFTPDLLPADVTGGAVFKANTGEFEIKKGPVFTQVLLADEINRASPRTQSALLEAMEERQVSLEGERYKLPELFMVLATENPVEFHGVFPLPEAQMDRFMVRISVGYPTAETELEILRAHRTSRPIDTLKAVTSPEEILKARATVRGIHIDESLERYVISLVQATRNDGGVRLAASPRAGLNLVRMAQACAYVNDRDFVNPDDIQRVFFPVMEHRVFAKDSGDPDASKKILQGILKQVAVPK, encoded by the coding sequence ATGGTAAAAGAGCTGATAGATTCTTTAAATGGGGTTCTGCTGGGTAAATCGGACACGGTGGAACTTTTGGTGATGGCGCTATTGGCCGATGGCCATGTGCTGGTGGAAGATGTTCCCGGCACGGGCAAGACGACGCTTTCGAAGGCGCTTGCCGCGGCGATTGGCGCGGACTTTGCGCGAATCCAGTTTACGCCGGATTTGTTGCCTGCCGATGTGACTGGTGGTGCAGTATTCAAGGCGAATACGGGTGAATTTGAAATCAAGAAGGGTCCTGTGTTTACGCAGGTGCTTTTGGCCGACGAAATCAACCGAGCCTCGCCGCGTACGCAGAGTGCGCTCTTGGAAGCGATGGAAGAGCGCCAGGTGTCGCTGGAAGGCGAACGGTACAAGTTGCCGGAACTTTTTATGGTGCTTGCGACAGAGAACCCGGTGGAATTCCACGGTGTGTTCCCGCTGCCCGAAGCGCAGATGGACCGCTTTATGGTGCGTATTTCTGTAGGCTATCCGACCGCAGAAACGGAACTTGAAATTTTGCGGGCGCATCGTACAAGTCGCCCGATAGATACTTTGAAGGCGGTGACGAGTCCCGAAGAAATTTTGAAGGCTCGTGCCACGGTGCGCGGTATTCATATTGATGAATCTCTGGAGCGCTATGTGATTTCACTGGTGCAGGCGACGCGTAACGACGGCGGCGTGCGTCTGGCGGCTAGCCCGCGTGCCGGATTGAATCTGGTGCGTATGGCGCAGGCGTGTGCGTATGTGAATGACCGCGACTTTGTGAATCCCGATGACATTCAGCGCGTGTTTTTCCCGGTGATGGAGCACCGCGTGTTCGCCAAGGACAGTGGCGACCCTGACGCCAGCAAGAAGATTTTGCAGGGAATTCTGAAACAGGTTGCGGTGCCGAAATGA
- a CDS encoding deoxyribonuclease IV codes for MMHIGCHLSSSAGFWAMGQTALSIGADTFQFFTRNPRGGSAKPFDAADANALVKLLIDNHFAPILAHAPYTLNACAADEGLRQYAVDVMIDDIWRMDHFPRAMYNFHPGSHVKQGVEVGVDLISRALNQILKPEQKTLVLLETMAGKGSEVGRTFEELRAIIDRVELDDKLGVCLDTCHVFDGGYDIIDDLDGVLEQFDKVIGLKRLKAIHLNDSKNPMGSHKDRHEVLGAGYIGLDALTRVVNHAALKNLPFYLETPNELPGYAKEIALMRERAK; via the coding sequence ATGATGCATATCGGTTGTCATTTATCTTCTTCGGCGGGCTTTTGGGCCATGGGGCAGACGGCGCTTTCGATTGGCGCTGATACTTTTCAGTTTTTTACGCGGAATCCTCGCGGCGGGTCGGCAAAGCCCTTTGACGCGGCCGATGCAAATGCGCTTGTCAAGTTGCTGATTGACAACCATTTTGCTCCGATTCTGGCGCATGCTCCTTATACGCTGAATGCTTGCGCAGCTGACGAAGGCTTGCGGCAGTATGCGGTTGACGTGATGATCGATGACATCTGGCGTATGGATCACTTTCCGAGGGCGATGTACAATTTTCACCCTGGAAGCCATGTGAAGCAAGGTGTCGAAGTGGGCGTGGACTTGATTTCTCGCGCGCTGAACCAGATTTTAAAGCCGGAACAAAAGACGCTTGTGCTGCTTGAAACGATGGCGGGCAAGGGCTCCGAGGTGGGCCGTACTTTTGAGGAACTGCGTGCCATTATTGACCGTGTAGAGCTGGACGATAAACTGGGAGTTTGCCTGGATACTTGCCATGTGTTCGATGGCGGTTATGATATTATTGACGACTTGGACGGCGTCCTTGAACAATTTGACAAGGTGATTGGCTTAAAACGTTTGAAAGCGATTCACCTGAACGACAGCAAGAACCCCATGGGTAGCCACAAGGACCGTCATGAGGTTTTAGGGGCGGGGTATATCGGCTTGGATGCGCTGACGCGGGTGGTGAACCATGCGGCGCTAAAAAATTTGCCGTTTTACCTGGAAACGCCGAACGAATTGCCCGGCTACGCAAAAGAAATTGCCTTGATGCGCGAAAGGGCGAAGTAA
- a CDS encoding glycosyltransferase family 2 protein, with protein sequence MPSDYFVFVPAYNVAKTLASVLQKIPESVWMRSIVLVIDDGSADDTRGAFESFVDSLNSDSAAIEKKSRLRYMRFEHNRGYGSVVKKGIAEGLKSGASSIACLHGDGQYPAEKLQEFFDYLQTREAALVQGSRHLTRGGAKAGNMPLYKRMGGKFLTTIENRAFKQKLTDRHSGFIVYSAKFLKNIHLEKLSPSFDIDLELISIADARGLKLAELPIPTRYADEKSNLNVVTYGLRVLRQVLRRLGV encoded by the coding sequence ATGCCCTCTGATTATTTCGTTTTTGTTCCCGCTTATAATGTCGCAAAAACCCTCGCTTCGGTGTTGCAAAAAATCCCCGAAAGCGTGTGGATGCGGTCTATTGTCCTTGTGATTGATGATGGTTCTGCCGATGACACTCGCGGAGCCTTTGAATCATTTGTCGATAGCCTGAATAGTGATTCGGCCGCTATTGAAAAGAAAAGTCGTCTGCGCTACATGCGCTTTGAACATAACAGGGGCTATGGCTCGGTTGTCAAGAAGGGAATTGCCGAAGGGCTTAAATCGGGGGCGTCGTCGATTGCCTGCTTGCATGGCGATGGACAGTATCCGGCTGAAAAACTGCAGGAATTTTTTGATTACTTGCAGACTCGTGAAGCGGCCTTGGTGCAAGGCTCTCGCCATTTGACTCGCGGTGGAGCGAAAGCTGGAAATATGCCCTTGTACAAGCGCATGGGTGGAAAGTTCTTGACCACGATTGAGAATCGCGCTTTCAAGCAGAAACTCACGGATCGTCACAGCGGTTTTATTGTCTATTCTGCTAAATTCTTGAAAAATATCCATCTTGAAAAGTTGAGCCCTTCTTTTGATATCGATTTGGAACTTATTTCCATTGCCGATGCTCGCGGCTTGAAACTGGCGGAACTTCCGATTCCGACGCGTTATGCCGATGAAAAATCGAACTTGAATGTGGTTACGTATGGCTTGAGAGTTTTAAGGCAAGTATTGCGCCGCCTCGGTGTTTAA
- a CDS encoding NAD-dependent epimerase/dehydratase family protein, whose translation MNASLKFDDNSITVAVVGCGGFIGSHLLQAIFERTRWRVFGVDLESYRIQEHLANPRFEFLCADLADSAVVERIAQYPVVVNLAAICTPGRYMAEASEVIRSNYDHPRALADACAKSGSWLIHFSTSEIYGKTAADSGVLLEDESEIVLGPVTASRWSYATAKLLTERYMAGLADLNWTVVRPFNFVGPFMDFMPGVDGDGIPRVLANFSTALVRGETFKLVNGGLAKRCFTSVHDAIDFIFCLFAHADAGVGQAFNVGNADNEVSIAELACLMRSIFASIKDVPESDVPGVEVVSGEDYYGKGYDDSLRRLPSVAKAESLLGFKAKIPLQAALKESLSWFVGHYAL comes from the coding sequence TTGAACGCCTCGTTAAAATTTGATGATAATTCGATCACCGTAGCCGTTGTGGGTTGCGGTGGTTTTATTGGTAGTCACTTGCTGCAGGCAATTTTTGAACGCACCCGTTGGCGTGTTTTTGGTGTTGATTTGGAATCTTATCGCATCCAGGAACATTTGGCGAATCCGCGTTTTGAATTCCTGTGTGCAGACCTTGCCGATTCGGCGGTGGTCGAGCGGATTGCGCAGTACCCTGTGGTGGTGAACTTGGCGGCGATTTGCACGCCTGGACGCTATATGGCCGAAGCGTCCGAAGTCATTCGCAGTAATTACGACCATCCGCGGGCACTTGCAGATGCTTGCGCCAAGAGCGGCAGTTGGTTGATTCATTTTTCGACGTCTGAAATTTACGGCAAGACGGCCGCTGATTCGGGGGTGCTTCTCGAAGACGAGTCCGAAATTGTGCTGGGGCCTGTTACGGCTAGCCGCTGGAGCTATGCGACGGCAAAACTCTTGACGGAACGCTATATGGCGGGACTTGCCGACTTGAATTGGACTGTGGTTCGCCCCTTCAATTTCGTTGGCCCCTTTATGGACTTTATGCCGGGTGTCGACGGCGACGGTATTCCGCGCGTGCTTGCGAATTTTTCAACAGCGCTTGTCCGTGGCGAAACCTTTAAGCTTGTGAATGGCGGTTTGGCCAAACGCTGTTTTACTTCGGTGCACGATGCCATCGATTTTATTTTCTGCTTGTTTGCCCATGCAGATGCTGGTGTTGGCCAGGCATTTAATGTCGGTAATGCGGATAACGAAGTGTCCATTGCTGAATTAGCCTGCCTGATGCGATCAATTTTTGCGTCGATTAAGGATGTGCCTGAAAGCGATGTCCCCGGTGTCGAAGTTGTTTCTGGCGAAGATTATTACGGCAAGGGCTACGACGATTCCTTGCGCCGGCTACCATCGGTGGCAAAGGCCGAAAGCCTGTTGGGCTTCAAGGCGAAAATCCCGCTCCAAGCAGCCCTCAAAGAATCCCTGAGCTGGTTTGTTGGACACTATGCCCTCTGA
- a CDS encoding GDSL-type esterase/lipase family protein — protein sequence MKKIAKFLLAAAVFTGVAVSDSTSFAIYVVGDSTVCTYKDNAYPQTGWGQVLGYFFDASRVKVNNYAIGGRSSRTFIEEGRLDEVKGKLQKGDYLFVQFGHNDRDYSKAARYVEPSQFSGYIQKYVDAAKAKGANAILISPMNLNGSRNVFSTGDKNYDARGMMQTVAKNNKVPFVDLNMKSYNTYNTTYKNMPDYVTRYLYKKLEKGEYPNYPDGVNDGTTHFQEMGSMGHAQMICEELEENLKSNSNLSADAKAALTTLVSTIKKRYTIKVQTNLSNYNGLITQTQYFPAGSPMTLRVTPNGQTFEKWVDDDCNEISKNMIYYGFKTKARNITYTAMFKGGSECKKIAHDSEESGNENPTSSSSEGPESSSSIDPKLCFEGTADAAWPSPIDMASPEIADGLTETNHEGYTGQGFFNIENSAYSTATYKLTSDQSASNARVMIRYSFQGNTNRDMKITIDNGTYDVAFPSTGSWDKWDTAYIEDVWVDALDFKMKIASTTSDGGPNIDMIAFDMKGVYRTGCKPAKVENDIESSSSGTTIVSVRPALGLRFDAHNKTITTPGGLMDVQLMDAMGKTLKREVRNVPAGAVPMLSNDVKLSKGHYFVQVRLNGKQSLFVYYP from the coding sequence ATGAAAAAAATTGCCAAATTCCTTCTTGCTGCAGCGGTGTTCACGGGGGTTGCCGTAAGTGATTCCACCAGTTTCGCAATTTACGTGGTTGGCGATTCTACAGTTTGTACGTACAAGGATAACGCTTATCCGCAAACGGGTTGGGGTCAGGTACTTGGTTATTTCTTTGACGCATCTCGCGTGAAGGTGAATAACTATGCCATCGGTGGCCGCAGTTCTAGAACCTTTATTGAAGAAGGCCGTTTGGACGAAGTCAAGGGCAAGCTCCAGAAGGGTGATTACCTGTTCGTGCAGTTTGGCCATAACGACCGCGACTACAGCAAGGCGGCCCGCTATGTGGAACCCTCCCAGTTTTCGGGCTATATCCAGAAATATGTGGATGCTGCCAAGGCGAAGGGGGCTAATGCCATTTTGATTTCGCCGATGAACTTGAACGGTAGCCGCAACGTGTTCTCTACCGGCGACAAAAATTACGATGCCCGCGGCATGATGCAGACGGTGGCGAAGAACAACAAGGTCCCGTTTGTGGATTTGAACATGAAGTCGTACAATACCTACAATACGACTTACAAGAACATGCCGGATTACGTGACACGTTATCTGTACAAGAAACTGGAGAAGGGCGAATATCCGAATTACCCGGATGGCGTGAACGATGGAACGACACATTTCCAGGAGATGGGCTCGATGGGCCATGCCCAGATGATTTGCGAAGAACTTGAAGAAAATCTCAAGAGCAATTCGAATCTTTCTGCCGACGCAAAGGCGGCGCTCACCACGCTTGTTTCTACTATCAAGAAACGTTACACCATCAAGGTGCAGACTAACCTTTCGAATTACAACGGTCTCATCACGCAGACGCAGTATTTCCCGGCGGGTTCCCCGATGACGCTCCGCGTGACTCCGAACGGTCAGACCTTCGAAAAGTGGGTGGACGACGACTGTAACGAAATCTCGAAGAACATGATTTATTACGGTTTCAAGACCAAGGCCCGCAATATCACTTATACGGCGATGTTCAAGGGCGGTTCCGAATGCAAGAAAATTGCTCACGATAGCGAAGAATCCGGCAACGAAAATCCCACGTCCTCTAGCTCCGAGGGGCCGGAATCTTCGAGTTCCATTGATCCGAAACTTTGCTTCGAAGGTACAGCCGACGCGGCATGGCCTTCTCCGATCGATATGGCAAGTCCCGAAATTGCAGATGGCTTGACTGAAACGAACCACGAAGGTTATACGGGCCAGGGCTTCTTCAATATTGAAAACAGCGCCTACAGCACTGCTACTTACAAGTTGACGTCCGACCAGTCTGCATCGAATGCCCGCGTCATGATTCGCTATTCGTTCCAGGGGAATACCAATCGCGACATGAAAATCACGATTGACAACGGAACGTATGATGTGGCATTCCCCTCGACAGGTAGCTGGGACAAGTGGGATACCGCCTACATCGAAGACGTCTGGGTAGACGCTCTCGATTTCAAGATGAAGATTGCTTCGACGACAAGTGATGGCGGCCCGAATATCGACATGATTGCCTTCGACATGAAGGGCGTGTACCGCACCGGTTGCAAACCCGCAAAGGTTGAAAACGATATTGAATCGTCTTCGAGCGGCACGACGATAGTCAGTGTACGTCCGGCTTTGGGCTTACGTTTTGATGCCCATAACAAGACGATTACGACTCCGGGAGGCCTGATGGATGTCCAGCTGATGGATGCCATGGGCAAAACCTTAAAGCGAGAAGTCCGAAATGTTCCGGCGGGTGCGGTTCCCATGCTGTCAAACGACGTTAAACTCTCTAAAGGTCACTATTTCGTACAGGTTCGCCTGAACGGAAAGCAGTCACTTTTTGTATATTATCCATAA
- a CDS encoding GDSL-type esterase/lipase family protein encodes MKMFNKIWQSAVIASMVVAPLTWSAVTIYMCGDSTMQDWAEGYYPKQGQGQDFHFWFDPTKATVVNRGQGGMSLGGGGLDKKGNTAVGYYDMFFKKGCSNGNCIAEKLKAGDYVVIQFGINDVNYSTEEFFASNMKKMVSDVRAKGAYPIIMSPIRRKYYDSPTQIHNSYRGYPALNKSLAEELNVPFIDMSEMVANYMISVGERYAEQYVFNYATKSEYSNLGSDQTDAVHLQMNGANAFGRIITEQMRAHTDPIVKKLGDYMAPMYQVEVKVSPEGAAEATSINAYYPKGMTVMLKTIPKSGKKFLGWYDGNGNKVGAPSRSNVKSPYIHTFVMGSASTQFTAVYEGGTAQKYTGDGAALTAFPTTTPKSLDDVTFVPFTPIEGSTQDTVKIDKDIKKFFDASTPDTAGIGWTQNEWTGFTGEGYYNLDNTNASFAAYKVKFPGAGYVTLAVRYANGGSSDRMFNAYLDHDYLVSAPPTGGWDKWDTAYVVMDAPQGEAELKIMSLTSDGAPNLDAFGFSIDGVCRVSEGCTEDTSTTILNKVRDVTGFALRGEMLRLVGTERAHVNVFDMSGRLVANRIVENASEVSLATMVKSAGLYRVVVRQGSAKFIANYAKVK; translated from the coding sequence ATGAAGATGTTTAATAAAATCTGGCAATCTGCCGTAATCGCATCGATGGTCGTCGCTCCGCTCACATGGTCGGCGGTGACCATCTATATGTGTGGCGACTCCACCATGCAGGACTGGGCCGAGGGTTATTACCCCAAGCAGGGGCAGGGTCAGGATTTCCATTTTTGGTTTGATCCGACCAAGGCTACGGTCGTGAATCGCGGCCAGGGTGGCATGTCGCTCGGTGGCGGCGGTCTTGACAAGAAGGGTAATACCGCTGTCGGCTATTACGACATGTTCTTCAAGAAAGGTTGCTCCAATGGCAACTGCATCGCTGAAAAGCTCAAGGCGGGCGACTACGTCGTGATCCAGTTCGGTATTAACGACGTGAACTACAGTACCGAAGAATTCTTTGCTTCGAACATGAAGAAGATGGTGAGCGATGTCCGCGCGAAGGGCGCTTACCCGATTATCATGAGCCCGATTCGTCGTAAGTATTACGATTCCCCGACGCAGATTCACAATAGTTACCGCGGCTACCCGGCACTGAACAAGAGCCTCGCCGAAGAACTCAACGTGCCGTTTATCGATATGAGCGAAATGGTTGCGAACTACATGATTTCTGTGGGTGAACGCTATGCGGAACAGTATGTCTTCAACTATGCGACCAAGTCTGAATACAGCAACTTGGGAAGCGACCAGACAGACGCCGTGCATTTGCAGATGAACGGTGCGAATGCTTTCGGGCGCATTATTACCGAACAGATGCGTGCACATACGGACCCGATTGTGAAAAAGCTCGGTGACTACATGGCGCCCATGTACCAGGTCGAAGTCAAGGTGAGCCCCGAAGGTGCTGCCGAAGCGACTTCGATTAACGCCTATTACCCGAAGGGCATGACCGTGATGCTCAAGACTATTCCGAAGAGCGGCAAGAAGTTCTTGGGCTGGTACGACGGTAACGGCAACAAGGTGGGTGCCCCGAGCCGTTCGAACGTGAAGTCTCCTTACATTCATACGTTCGTGATGGGGAGTGCCTCGACGCAGTTCACGGCGGTTTACGAGGGCGGAACGGCGCAGAAATATACCGGCGATGGTGCTGCGTTAACCGCATTCCCGACCACGACCCCGAAGAGCCTTGACGATGTGACCTTTGTTCCGTTTACCCCGATTGAAGGCAGCACGCAGGATACGGTGAAAATTGACAAGGATATCAAGAAATTCTTTGATGCAAGCACTCCGGATACGGCTGGAATCGGCTGGACTCAGAACGAATGGACTGGCTTTACGGGCGAAGGCTATTACAATCTGGATAATACGAATGCCTCGTTTGCCGCATATAAGGTCAAGTTCCCAGGCGCAGGCTATGTGACGCTTGCGGTGCGCTATGCAAACGGCGGATCGTCGGATCGTATGTTCAATGCTTATTTGGACCATGATTACCTTGTGAGTGCACCGCCGACGGGTGGCTGGGACAAGTGGGATACAGCCTACGTGGTGATGGATGCCCCGCAAGGTGAAGCCGAGCTCAAGATTATGTCGCTTACAAGCGATGGCGCTCCGAATCTAGATGCCTTTGGTTTCAGTATCGACGGCGTTTGCCGCGTAAGCGAAGGCTGCACCGAAGATACGTCGACGACTATTTTGAATAAGGTTCGCGATGTGACTGGCTTTGCCTTGCGTGGCGAAATGCTGCGCCTTGTTGGTACGGAACGTGCTCATGTGAATGTGTTCGATATGAGTGGTCGTCTGGTGGCAAATCGAATTGTCGAAAACGCATCAGAAGTTTCGCTTGCAACGATGGTGAAGTCTGCCGGACTCTACCGCGTTGTGGTTCGCCAGGGCAGTGCCAAGTTTATCGCTAATTATGCGAAGGTAAAATAG
- a CDS encoding carbohydrate-binding protein, producing the protein MGIGLKTSTIFAGVVLAFGLASPAFSANRQMENLSRGLAVTNTGKGMLVSWRLLGTDAPDVEFNLYRDGEKIASVGKTGGTNYLDAAGKTTSKYTVAAVVGGKEGAKQGVSVVLDKTVSNSGKSFPYKTIKLEVPAAQTMPDGEKCTYTPNDVSTADLDGDGEYELILKWDPSNAHDNSQTGYTGTVFIDAYKLDGTRLWRIDLGKNIRAGAHYTQFQVFDYDGDGKAEMIVKTADGTIDGTGKAIGDKSKDYRSSAGTILDGPEYLTVFRGVDGAAISTVTYEPSRNILSHSSPQAKGKWGDNYGNRCERYLAATGYLDGVHPSAIFVRGYYSSAYVAAYDFDGKDLKLRWLHKSEDPDKGLYGEGNHSLQAADLDGDGYDEVFFGAAALNHDGTLRYRTGLGHGDAHHIGDLDPDLPGLESWDVHEHKNAQYTEEMRANDGKIIWGTPQPSAEGVDNGRGMAADVDSEHRGYEMWSAKGGGMKTAKGKLIGTPAVSQNFRIYFDGDEYDELMDGAFVTKFNSTSKKSETYFDGPSALGVTGCNGTKNTPSLVADLFGDWREEMVVRSEKDPTLLYIVSTPVTSEHRVYTLMHDATYRTAVASQNTAYNQPPHLGYYLPDMVKSLKQPSIFVVGEDPAPADTTPVVNNGKSELDASTPKDGKGVTETTNEGFLKNGYYNFDNALSSYGTWEIFSKTEAKTTLTVRFTNGGTTSRNMAVNVNGASAGTLSFASTGDWTKYSEAKVDVKLVAGVNTITFTSMTSDGGPNVDMFTFGIDGVELYDGTQKIDNPTALAVIPFKNGVSFNPSTGVLFTPKAGFAEVYFYDMSGAMRMGVSRNVNSGLTTLSLDREMLPKGTYLVKVMLDGKAVSTKKFSKL; encoded by the coding sequence ATGGGTATTGGTTTAAAAACATCGACAATTTTTGCAGGAGTCGTGCTAGCGTTTGGGCTTGCTTCTCCGGCATTTTCGGCTAACCGCCAAATGGAAAATCTTTCGCGCGGTCTTGCTGTCACGAACACGGGCAAGGGTATGCTCGTGAGTTGGCGTCTTTTGGGTACCGACGCTCCGGACGTGGAGTTCAATCTCTACCGCGATGGTGAGAAAATTGCTTCCGTTGGTAAGACGGGTGGCACGAACTACCTGGACGCCGCCGGCAAGACAACTTCCAAATATACGGTCGCGGCAGTAGTTGGCGGCAAGGAAGGGGCCAAGCAGGGTGTTTCCGTGGTGCTCGACAAGACAGTCTCCAACAGCGGAAAGTCTTTCCCGTATAAGACTATTAAACTGGAAGTCCCCGCGGCACAGACGATGCCTGACGGCGAAAAGTGTACGTACACTCCCAATGACGTGAGTACGGCCGACCTCGACGGCGACGGCGAATACGAACTGATTTTGAAGTGGGATCCGAGCAATGCCCACGACAACTCCCAGACGGGCTATACGGGTACGGTATTCATCGATGCCTACAAGCTCGACGGTACGCGCCTTTGGCGTATTGACCTTGGTAAGAATATTCGCGCGGGCGCTCACTACACGCAGTTCCAGGTGTTTGACTACGATGGCGACGGCAAGGCCGAGATGATCGTGAAGACTGCCGACGGCACGATTGACGGTACGGGCAAGGCGATTGGCGACAAGTCGAAGGATTACCGCAGCTCTGCGGGAACCATCCTCGATGGTCCCGAATACCTGACAGTCTTTCGCGGTGTTGACGGTGCGGCGATTTCGACTGTTACGTACGAACCGAGCCGCAATATCTTGAGCCATTCTTCGCCCCAGGCTAAGGGCAAGTGGGGGGACAATTACGGCAACCGCTGCGAACGCTACCTGGCGGCGACGGGCTACCTGGATGGCGTACATCCGAGTGCTATTTTCGTTCGCGGCTATTATAGCTCTGCCTACGTGGCTGCCTACGATTTCGATGGAAAGGACTTGAAGCTGCGTTGGCTCCACAAGTCCGAAGACCCGGACAAGGGGCTTTACGGCGAAGGAAACCACAGCCTCCAGGCGGCTGACCTCGATGGCGATGGTTACGATGAAGTGTTCTTCGGTGCTGCGGCCCTGAACCACGACGGCACGCTGCGTTACCGCACGGGACTTGGCCATGGCGACGCCCACCACATCGGTGATTTGGATCCGGATCTTCCGGGGCTTGAATCCTGGGATGTGCACGAACACAAGAATGCCCAGTACACCGAAGAAATGCGCGCTAATGATGGCAAGATTATTTGGGGCACTCCGCAGCCATCTGCCGAAGGTGTCGATAATGGTCGTGGCATGGCTGCAGACGTTGATTCTGAACATCGTGGCTATGAAATGTGGTCTGCAAAGGGCGGTGGAATGAAGACTGCTAAGGGCAAACTCATTGGAACGCCTGCAGTGTCTCAGAACTTCCGCATTTATTTTGACGGCGATGAGTATGACGAACTCATGGACGGCGCTTTTGTGACCAAGTTCAATTCTACGTCGAAAAAATCTGAAACTTATTTCGATGGTCCATCTGCCCTCGGTGTTACCGGTTGCAATGGCACCAAGAATACGCCGAGCCTTGTGGCCGACCTCTTTGGCGACTGGCGCGAAGAAATGGTAGTGCGTAGCGAAAAGGATCCGACGTTGCTGTACATCGTTTCGACTCCGGTGACAAGCGAACACCGTGTTTATACCTTGATGCACGATGCCACCTACCGCACGGCGGTTGCGTCTCAAAATACGGCCTATAACCAGCCGCCGCACTTGGGTTACTACCTACCTGACATGGTCAAGTCGCTCAAGCAGCCGAGCATCTTCGTGGTGGGCGAGGACCCGGCACCTGCCGACACGACTCCGGTGGTGAACAACGGCAAGTCCGAACTGGATGCCTCTACCCCGAAGGATGGCAAGGGTGTGACGGAAACGACCAACGAAGGCTTCCTCAAGAACGGCTATTATAACTTTGACAATGCGCTTTCGAGCTACGGCACTTGGGAAATCTTCTCGAAGACCGAGGCGAAGACGACGCTTACGGTGCGCTTCACGAACGGTGGCACGACTTCCCGCAACATGGCGGTGAACGTGAACGGCGCTTCTGCCGGCACGCTCAGTTTCGCCTCGACTGGCGATTGGACGAAGTATTCCGAAGCGAAGGTAGATGTGAAGCTGGTCGCGGGCGTGAATACGATTACGTTTACCTCGATGACGAGTGACGGCGGTCCGAACGTCGATATGTTCACCTTCGGTATCGACGGTGTAGAACTCTATGATGGTACACAGAAGATTGATAATCCGACTGCACTTGCGGTAATTCCGTTCAAGAATGGAGTCTCCTTCAATCCTTCTACGGGTGTGCTCTTTACGCCCAAGGCTGGCTTTGCCGAAGTGTACTTCTACGATATGTCCGGTGCTATGCGCATGGGTGTTTCCCGGAATGTAAATTCTGGCTTAACGACTCTGTCGCTTGACCGTGAAATGCTTCCGAAGGGAACTTATCTCGTTAAGGTAATGCTTGACGGAAAGGCTGTTTCGACGAAGAAATTCTCGAAGCTATAA
- the groES gene encoding co-chaperone GroES, giving the protein MIKPLADRIVVKPAEAEQKTSSGLFIPDNAKEKPMQGKVVAVGPGRKNDKGELVAMEVKVGDVVLYGKYSGTEVSVDGENYLIVKESDVIATL; this is encoded by the coding sequence ATGATTAAGCCTCTTGCAGATCGAATCGTCGTCAAGCCGGCAGAAGCCGAACAGAAGACCTCCTCGGGTCTCTTTATCCCGGACAACGCCAAGGAAAAGCCGATGCAGGGTAAGGTTGTGGCCGTAGGCCCGGGTCGCAAGAACGACAAGGGCGAACTCGTTGCCATGGAAGTCAAGGTCGGCGACGTGGTGCTTTACGGCAAGTACAGCGGAACGGAAGTCTCCGTCGATGGCGAAAACTACCTGATCGTGAAGGAATCGGACGTCATCGCTACTCTGTAG